In a genomic window of Gemmatimonadetes bacterium T265:
- a CDS encoding DNA-binding protein: MSRAQRLLDLLQLLRCHRYPVPAAAIAAELGVSPRTLYRDVATLRAQGARVEGAPGLGYVLRPGFTLPPLTFTEDEVDALVLGARWVVDRADAPLGAAARHAVAKIRAVLPTDRRQALDDTTLLVGPGAPLDGGSPAERAVGQAELTVVRRAIRAERKLTLTYRDLRERESVRTIWPFALTFFDRARVVVGWCELRGGFRHFRADRIAALTPLDARYPRRRDALLREWRAAEQIPARATDTI; encoded by the coding sequence GTGTCCCGCGCGCAACGCCTGCTCGACCTGCTCCAGCTGCTGCGGTGCCACCGCTATCCGGTGCCCGCGGCGGCGATCGCCGCTGAGCTCGGCGTCAGCCCGCGCACGCTCTACCGCGACGTCGCCACGCTCCGGGCCCAGGGCGCCCGCGTCGAGGGGGCGCCGGGGCTCGGCTACGTCCTCCGGCCCGGGTTCACCCTGCCGCCGCTGACGTTCACCGAGGACGAGGTCGACGCGCTCGTCCTCGGCGCGCGCTGGGTGGTCGACCGCGCCGACGCCCCGCTCGGCGCGGCCGCGCGCCACGCGGTCGCGAAGATCCGCGCGGTGCTGCCGACCGACCGGCGCCAGGCCCTCGACGACACGACGCTGCTCGTCGGCCCGGGCGCGCCGCTCGACGGCGGCTCCCCCGCCGAACGCGCCGTGGGGCAGGCGGAGCTGACCGTCGTCCGGCGGGCCATCCGCGCCGAACGGAAGCTGACGCTCACGTACCGCGACCTGCGGGAGCGCGAGAGCGTGCGGACGATCTGGCCGTTTGCGCTGACGTTCTTCGACCGGGCGCGCGTCGTCGTCGGCTGGTGCGAGCTGCGCGGCGGGTTCCGGCACTTCCGCGCCGACCGGATCGCGGCGCTCACGCCGCTCGACGCGCGGTACCCGCGCCGGCGGGACGCCCTGCTGCGCGAGTGGCGGGCGGCCGAGCAGATCCCGGCGCGCGCTACTGACACAATCTGA
- a CDS encoding heme oxygenase: MSPDPSSLRAALRDGTRDLHDRTEAAFVLGAPGVTRAEYVAVLGRLLGLYASAEAALAPWASALAGYGLELAPRRKTPLLRRDFRALGGAPIGGAPVGRGPGAGGPVVGIPTVAHAFGTLYVLEGSTLGGQLLRRRLAPALGLTPEAGLAFFSVYGADVGPMWRAFGEALDRFDTAAAPADRAAARGDALAGARAAFLAFERWVVAPTARPALAVPA, from the coding sequence ATGTCTCCCGACCCGTCCTCCCTGCGCGCCGCCCTCCGCGACGGCACGCGCGACCTGCACGACCGTACCGAGGCGGCGTTCGTGCTCGGCGCGCCCGGGGTGACCCGGGCCGAGTACGTCGCCGTGCTCGGTCGCCTGCTGGGCCTGTACGCGTCGGCCGAAGCGGCGCTGGCGCCGTGGGCGTCCGCGCTCGCCGGCTACGGGCTGGAGCTCGCGCCCCGGCGGAAGACGCCCCTGCTCCGGCGCGACTTCCGCGCGCTCGGCGGCGCGCCCATCGGGGGCGCGCCCGTCGGCCGCGGGCCCGGGGCGGGCGGCCCCGTGGTCGGCATCCCGACCGTCGCCCACGCGTTCGGCACGCTCTACGTCCTCGAGGGCTCGACGCTCGGCGGCCAGCTCCTGCGCCGTCGGCTCGCCCCCGCGCTCGGCCTCACGCCGGAGGCCGGGCTCGCGTTCTTCTCCGTATATGGCGCCGACGTCGGGCCGATGTGGCGCGCGTTCGGCGAGGCGCTCGACCGCTTCGACACCGCGGCCGCTCCCGCCGACCGCGCCGCGGCGCGCGGCGACGCGCTCGCGGGCGCGCGCGCGGCCTTTCTCGCGTTCGAGCGCTGGGTCGTCGCGCCGACCGCGCGCCCGGCCCTCGCCGTCCCCGCCTGA